Within Styela clava chromosome 8, kaStyClav1.hap1.2, whole genome shotgun sequence, the genomic segment TACTTCTATATAAATCGGTTTCCTTTGTGTTTCACTTAATAATTTACCTTAACTATCATAGACGATTATAGAATAATCTTGTAGTTTGATTTGTGCTATTggcaaaatgaattttatagtttttattgTGGGATTTATAATGATTACGACGGACTATCATTCAGTTCATGGAACTGGGACAGCTGCAGCAAATGGTAAGTTATTCCTTAATCAAATTGTAGTGGTAATATTTAAAGATTGGCAAGACGTAAAATACTTGTGGAATGTTAAACTTTCAAAATACAAGCTAAATCTACGTCAAAGCTCTCAGATGATAAAATCAAAGTATGTGGGATAGTTTTATACACTATGATGTATTGAACTTTTTCCTAATTCCCTCAAAGCAAAATCAACTTAATATATTTATGGGTGAGCCAACCAACAGCCACGTATAAATTGCACAACgctcatatatatatgtatacatgGTTAATGTATTGTGTATGAGATTTGTTGGTGTTCTCTTCATAGCTGCCTCAATGAATATTATGTATTTTGGTTTGAAAAACAATTAATCATTTTTAGTTATCAATCAAAACTCATTAAATAACTTCACAACCCATAAGAACTATCAGGATATTGCTGATTTAGAAATtaatgcaatcaataaattcatattctaaattaattttaatttccgTATAATGTATTATTCCGtatatttgatattgaattGTAAATTCATTCAGACTATACGCTGAAGATGTAGTGACCTAGACATGATGTAATGTCggtaatgttatagttttataTGATTAAGGTCATGCGAGGCCAATTAATCAGCAGACAACATTTCTCCTTGTCAAATCACGGATTGCTTATCTGGTGCCATAATACGTAAACGCCTTTTCTCTCACTTTCAATTAAACTTGTAATAATTGTGATTATTACGTGAGTCGATTGATCGCACTGAAAAACTATGTTTGACTGATCTTTGCTAGATATTTTGCCGTGTGTCATTGCCGAAAAAATTTACTATCATGAATAACTGTAATTAATATCATACGTTTAAAATCATCTTACGCTGAGGATAGGTAGAAAGTACTTTTACAAGAAACTTTGATATACTATAATCATAAATTTTGAGTAAAGTCAATATATCATAAATAGTGTATAtataaactgaaataaaatatcattcgggggtactcctgaagtatgcgcaccaagatgtcgcataacctgaaccctaacctggtacacatactatgttccggttgtgcgccatcttgatgcacgcacatacttcaggaggtcccattcGAGTCTATtgcaaaaattgatatttttatgaaaattttttaaataaatggcatgctatataatatattcaaaagaTAGAACAAAAATACGTTACAACATTGAAACGCAATGTAAATTGCGTTGCCACATTAAactaataaacaataaaagCGGATAATACAGTTAATTAACTTAATGTATAGCATTTAGATACAAAAAAACGTCATTAGTGTCAGAAAATGAAAATCTTAGAAATTTTGGCAAATATGTATTCTGGGATTTATGACTTTCAATTTTCCAATTGTCGATGGAAAAATCTTTAATTATCTTTAATTTTAAGGATAAATTTTATACTTAGGCGTCCagttaaatatatttctgttcaGATTGCAGATATTTATAATAACATAACACTGTCGACCATGGCCTCGGAGAGCTTGTGAATTAggcaaaaataaggaaaataaaaaCTTCTGATATTCGTAGCGACTGtgctatatttttcatattattttaaatcaatgttaCTTGCTAGATGTGTCAAACGCTTGGACATCATGGTCACCATGCAGCGTAAGTTGTGGAACAGGAATTGTTTTTAGACGACGAGGAAGAGAATCTGATTCCAAAGGATGCAATATTGAAGAATGCCCGACGACAAGTAGGTGATCAATAGACAATAGTTAACTTAATGTACTATGTTATGCAATTTTTCAttagaaaaataatgaaataaaataataaaactaattttatcCCATCGGCACAAACTGCtcaatttttgttaaaaataaatcattatttaaattattcaaattattcattATTACAGAATTAAAAGATTTCTTCACGGGTCAAcatacatataaatatttattttattttttgttctattCCAGCTGATCTTCCGAAACAATCGACGCCACACGATTCTCAATTTTCTTCAACTACTTCAAATGGAGATGACGGGTTTACGTCGAAGCAACACTTCTACTCATCATCTTTTTACAAGATCATACTTtcgttatttttgtattttgcttaTTAATCTTTAAAACCATAtcgatttgaaaaattttatttaagaaaattcaacatttttatgTGAATACTGTATAATGTATCAAATCCTTTCATTACAACTATCGCATATTCAATTCTTGGGTATTAAACTATGCAAACAAAGTATAAAAAAGGTAGATGGGTATGTCCAAcatttttgttcttttaatatttttttacaaaacgtTTTTAAAGCTCCGATAACAAGGAAATAAATACAACATTTGAACAAATCCCTCAATTAGTAAGAAAATTATTTTCCCAAAACAAAATTCAGTcttttgataaataaaagttCAATTATGTGGAAATGAATCCCATGTAAAGTGaatatatttcttttctttttataaATGATAGTTACTGCATAAAAAGTTACTGCAATCGTGACTGTTATGTAATGATTTTCATCTGTTTATTCCAGCAAATCTAAATCAATGTTATGTTCCACAGTCCCTACTGTCTTTacatatttcattatttcaatatattcgTACTTGGCTCCTATTTGTGTTTGATATTTGTTCCGAGTTTAGTCGAATTCACCATCTGTTGATAAAtcatattctaaaataaatataaatagtgttatatatattattaaaaacctTACGTCATTTATTCGTATTAAGTCATATATACAACGTGATAGCATTCCATTATCTCATATCGCAATCCTGATTGACCCTACAAAATAGCAATTTTTAGGTAATTAATTCGTATCAAATCATATACAACACGATAGCATTCTATTGTGTTATAATATCGCAACCCTGATTGACCCTTCAACATAGCAGTTTTGTATGTTTGTGGGCTATACTACAAAAAACTACcaataaaattagtttttcaAGATCTGCGAGCCGGGCTTCGGATTGAACACATATCACATGAACTGGAATCATCGCAGATATATATTTACCTTCATTAGTATTGAAATTCAAGTCATCTTCTATTTCGCTTAAGTCGTCGTCTCCCCAAACTTCTGTCTCCTTTTCCATCATttttttcttctgaaaaataatttattttgaccTAATTTACACAATGTAATTTCTTTATTCTGAGAATCACTTATCAAGTCTTACCCGTTCTTGTACTTTGTGAGCACGGTCTTCTCTTCGTTTTTGCCGAGCTACTATGGAATGACGTTCCTGCTCACGAAGTTTTTCAGCTTGAACTTGCTTCAATACAAGCTGAGAAATATACTACTGCCTTATTATAAACTTTCTTACTGTATGACATTTGGTATTCTTATTATGATCATGCGACTAAACAATTTTGCAATAGCATGATTATatcacatatcgtcacgctaataaccgaattgcgtaagtcatttttagcagtttcgagaaaaacgtaaaaaacttcctaatgatattgttatgccatttaGAGTCAAtcatttgccatggttcaattttttgatcgtagccggatttaagttaatttgtatgacgcagttaagtgacgtcataatggcgcactgtgacttaggcagaaatgtgtctatgacttggggacatacgcaattttgcaactttactatatgcaccagttctgaaaactaaacattccagaaacgaatgtaattctcagtatctacaatgtctaatccccaaaatagctaatctgttttaattacattatttttcatgtttaaaaatatatatttcatcaatataacacgttctgcaaacccaccgaaataagactaagattaaatataaagaataaaacagtaatgcacccaatataaaagccaaccaaggtgaattggactcggacagtgaatatcacaagtgcacgtcttcctatactgtagtataaattcaaattaatacgcgctaagctagaatccgagatgcaaaaactcgaaaatacttcggcgaggttattttgcctttgtgacgtcacaatagtcctgctgGAACactgataattcattatgacgaaacaattgcacaaacgtgcatgtcatactaaatctccatttttaggggtttcggaattcttaaaataaaatctgagttaacagacaggtgcgcagcattacataaatacctattttatgaaaaactcaaaatcatcaaaaatgacttacgcaattcggttattagcgtgacgatattatactatataaatatttcaattcgtaACTGtgtcaaatttcaatttggcTAAAACAGGCTTGTCGCCACTTTGTTATCACTCTATGTGCTGAGAAAACGGTATTTACGAATCCCCTCGGGTTTAATATGTTATTCTTGATGGACAAGTCAAATATTTCCTCTTTCTCTAGTgcagaacaaaaaacaaaatcattcattctaagtaataaaaataatagggCACTAATGAGAATATTTCTGAATGCTAAGTGAATGCGAAATACGAGAAGGCTTAAAGTAAATATGTCGTGCTGCATGAAATATATAATCTACgataaaaagttttcaaattgaatggcaaaaaaatattttgtgaaaagtaatcaaaaaaataCTTTCATTCGAGATTCCATTTCAGATAGAAATCGTTCTGATTGGTATAGGTCATAGGATAAGCAAACAAGAACAGTAGGTATTAGTTATATTACGTTTAAATATCATCcttttataattaaaaatgaCGCGGCCACAAACCTGCCTAATCTGTTCATTCCTGTTTAAATTTGAGCCAAAAGGCTCTAGcgttgattttgtattttttgataCTTCCAGTCGTGactaaaatataacaaatattgaGTTATTTCGACAATATGGAAAAGAACATTTTTCCCATATCTCAAGTTCACAACATTATCCCAAACCGATACTGTGAATACCTTACTTTGATGATATTCAGTGCTTTTGTGTATTATACGAATCCAACTCAAACGCGCTAAttccataaaaatatataaaaaaattgatattattgATTTCCTGATCGGATTTCCAGTTGTTGATTACAATTTATTATCTCTTACTATTAGTATTAAGCTGACAATTGTTATGTTTACCGTTAAACGCTTCGGTGGATGACTTCTTATAATACTTTTTGACGATGTTGGTATATTGAACGATATGCCTGAAA encodes:
- the LOC120346068 gene encoding uncharacterized protein LOC120346068, with the protein product MNFIVFIVGFIMITTDYHSVHGTGTAAANDVSNAWTSWSPCSVSCGTGIVFRRRGRESDSKGCNIEECPTTTDLPKQSTPHDSQFSSTTSNGDDGFTSKQHFYSSSFYKIILSLFLYFAY
- the LOC120346066 gene encoding uncharacterized protein LOC120346066 isoform X2, giving the protein MGCFSSKSVEPANSSNRVGNHVSQGSRQKRISGDSGISLETEEIVKSADEEQIANHIIPKKGISFNIPTSSKSIIRSHPPKRLTSRLEVSKNTKSTLEPFGSNLNRNEQIRQLVLKQVQAEKLREQERHSIVARQKRREDRAHKVQERKKKMMEKETEVWGDDDLSEIEDDLNFNTNEEYDLSTDGEFD
- the LOC120346066 gene encoding uncharacterized protein LOC120346066 isoform X1; translated protein: MGCFSSKSVEPANSSNRVGNHVSQGSRQKRISGDSGISLETEEIVKSADEEQIANHIIPKKGISFNIPTSSKSIIRSHPPKRLTSRLEVSKNTKSTLEPFGSNLNRNEQIRQLVLKQVQAEKLREQERHSIVARQKRREDRAHKVQERKKKMMEKETEVWGDDDLSEIEDDLNFNTNEGKYISAMIPVHVICVQSEARLADLEKLILLVVFCSIAHKHTKLLC
- the LOC120346066 gene encoding uncharacterized protein LOC120346066 isoform X3, whose amino-acid sequence is MGCFSSKSVEPANSSNRVGNHVSQGSRQKRISGDSGISLETEEIVKSADEEQIANHIIPKKGISFNIPTSSKSIIRSHPPKRLTSRLEVSKNTKSTLEPFGSNLNRNEQIRQLVLKQVQAEKLREQERHSIVARQKRREDRAHKVQERVKINYFSEEKNDGKGDRSLGRRRLKRNRR